A single region of the Biomaibacter acetigenes genome encodes:
- a CDS encoding ABC transporter permease has translation MKRYIIMRLLYTVVVILGVSILVFIITHVIGNPVNTMLPLQATDAERAALKHQLGLDKPLMVQLSEFLSGMFRLDFGKSWWQQVPALGIVLHKIPATLQLVATALIIAVMVAIPLGIIAAYKPGTILDRVLTTASLIGICLPPFWVGLMFVLFFAVKLGWFYTSGYGTIRHLILPALTLAVVPMGHLAQIVRFSMAEQLNAQYSTTARAKGASDFSVLFAHALKNAATSIVTMGGMDLGRLLAGETAAVEVVFGWPGFGTLIVDTIGRQDFPLLQAEVFLVAVIICFINLAVDISYGYFDPRIRY, from the coding sequence ATGAAAAGATATATTATTATGCGTTTGTTGTATACGGTTGTAGTAATACTTGGCGTATCTATCTTGGTTTTTATTATAACCCACGTCATCGGCAATCCGGTAAATACAATGCTCCCCCTGCAGGCCACCGATGCCGAGAGGGCGGCTCTGAAACACCAACTGGGCCTTGACAAACCTTTGATGGTGCAGCTGTCGGAATTCTTAAGCGGCATGTTCCGGTTGGATTTCGGTAAGTCCTGGTGGCAACAGGTGCCGGCTTTAGGGATTGTTTTGCATAAGATTCCGGCTACGCTGCAGCTTGTGGCCACGGCTTTGATCATAGCGGTCATGGTGGCGATTCCGCTGGGGATTATTGCGGCATACAAACCCGGCACCATACTTGATAGAGTCCTTACAACCGCATCTTTAATAGGCATATGCCTTCCGCCTTTCTGGGTCGGTCTAATGTTCGTTTTGTTTTTCGCGGTCAAGCTGGGATGGTTCTATACTTCGGGTTACGGGACCATAAGGCACCTGATTCTCCCGGCCCTTACACTGGCCGTGGTGCCGATGGGACATCTGGCCCAGATAGTCAGGTTCTCCATGGCCGAGCAACTGAACGCCCAGTATTCCACTACAGCAAGAGCCAAAGGAGCCAGCGATTTTTCCGTGCTTTTTGCCCATGCCCTGAAAAATGCGGCCACATCCATTGTTACGATGGGTGGAATGGACCTGGGGAGACTTCTCGCAGGAGAAACGGCAGCCGTGGAGGTGGTCTTCGGCTGGCCCGGTTTCGGCACTCTCATAGTCGACACTATCGGGCGGCAGGATTTTCCTCTTCTTCAGGCGGAAGTATTCCTGGTAGCCGTCATTATATGCTTTATAAATCTTGCTGTCGACATATCCTACGGGTACTTTGATCCCAGAATAAGGTATTGA
- a CDS encoding thiamine pyrophosphate-binding protein: MKVSDVVAKILKEEGVTYVFGYPGGEVTTFLDSLRQENIRFILTKHESTAAFMASAIGEITGMPGVCLSTLGPGATNLVTGVAQALLDRAPVIAITGNMATNNYEVSTHQQLDLVRLFQPITKWSATIEPNSVERILYRAISFAKASRKGPVHLTFPSNVAVMEKQDTNFRQKTKCCGSSFIGDIGDINEATKVINEARRPIILAGLGVLRSGSHKEFVKFTEKLNSPVIVTPKAKGIIREDHPLFLGVVEMQGDRVILDFAKSCDLIVAIGYDAVELDKQWMFGNIPVINIDEVPDTDKYYPVSVEIYGEMKGILDSLARDIERSKWDKNEIMSKRNELIELVTTRRSEAMQPYEVVMKAREILPEDTIAASDVGAHKMLVGQMWRTYEPGTFFMSNGLSSMGSGIPTAMAAKLVYPEKPVVAIVGDGGFGMNMAELETMVRENIPIIIIVMDDRILSLIRMNQERKGLVPYGVEFTNPDMVKLAESFGAKGYKVDNIKDFTHVLKSVVQTNKPVVIQAVVDPLSYRNL; the protein is encoded by the coding sequence ATGAAGGTTTCAGATGTGGTAGCAAAGATTTTAAAAGAAGAGGGGGTGACATATGTCTTTGGTTATCCCGGGGGTGAAGTAACGACATTCCTCGATTCCCTGAGACAAGAAAATATAAGGTTTATTCTGACAAAACATGAGTCAACTGCTGCCTTTATGGCTTCGGCCATAGGAGAAATAACTGGCATGCCTGGAGTTTGTCTTTCGACATTGGGACCCGGTGCCACCAATCTTGTCACCGGAGTAGCGCAAGCCTTGCTTGATCGGGCGCCGGTTATTGCTATTACGGGCAACATGGCAACAAATAATTATGAAGTGTCAACACATCAGCAACTTGATCTGGTCCGGCTTTTTCAGCCTATTACCAAATGGAGCGCAACAATAGAGCCCAATTCGGTAGAAAGGATATTGTACAGAGCTATAAGTTTTGCAAAGGCGTCCAGGAAGGGGCCGGTCCATCTAACATTCCCCAGTAATGTAGCAGTTATGGAAAAACAGGATACAAATTTCAGACAAAAGACTAAATGTTGTGGCTCATCCTTCATTGGTGATATAGGTGATATAAATGAAGCTACAAAAGTGATTAATGAAGCAAGACGTCCTATAATATTAGCTGGCCTCGGGGTTCTTAGAAGCGGGTCTCATAAAGAATTTGTAAAATTTACTGAAAAGTTGAACTCCCCTGTAATAGTGACTCCAAAGGCAAAGGGGATCATACGAGAAGACCACCCCTTGTTTTTAGGAGTGGTGGAGATGCAGGGCGACCGCGTGATATTGGATTTTGCTAAAAGCTGCGACCTCATTGTTGCCATAGGTTATGATGCTGTAGAACTTGATAAACAGTGGATGTTTGGTAATATACCGGTTATCAATATCGATGAAGTGCCTGACACCGATAAATATTATCCTGTGTCTGTAGAGATTTACGGTGAAATGAAAGGAATTCTGGATTCTTTAGCTAGGGATATTGAACGGAGCAAATGGGATAAAAATGAAATTATGTCCAAAAGAAACGAGTTGATTGAACTAGTAACAACTAGACGCAGCGAAGCGATGCAGCCCTATGAGGTAGTTATGAAAGCTCGAGAGATTTTACCTGAAGACACTATTGCCGCATCGGATGTAGGTGCTCATAAGATGCTGGTAGGCCAGATGTGGAGGACCTATGAACCCGGAACGTTCTTTATGTCCAACGGCCTGTCTTCCATGGGCTCAGGGATACCGACGGCCATGGCCGCAAAATTGGTATATCCTGAAAAACCTGTTGTGGCCATCGTAGGCGATGGGGGTTTTGGCATGAACATGGCCGAACTTGAAACAATGGTAAGAGAGAATATACCCATAATAATAATCGTCATGGACGACAGGATCCTCAGCCTTATCAGAATGAACCAGGAAAGAAAAGGTTTGGTACCTTATGGTGTTGAATTTACAAATCCTGATATGGTTAAACTGGCGGAAAGCTTTGGTGCAAAAGGTTACAAAGTTGATAACATCAAAGATTTTACACATGTTTTAAAATCTGTTGTTCAAACAAATAAACCGGTAGTAATACAGGCTGTGGTCGATCCGCTATCATATAGAAATCTATAA
- a CDS encoding cation diffusion facilitator family transporter — protein MNKIVQKTVDYMIIHFLKETQLSQKVIESETRRKYAYLEAWVSIIGNFLLAAIKVSFGLMLNSISLLADAAHTASDVMTSVVVLLGFKLSSSPADEKHPYGHGRIEFLATLLIAVMLIIVGVEFGKTSYDRLISNTPVKGSYAVAVVMIAGAIFKEWMSQFSIDLGTRINAPALIADAWHHRTDGIASVLVAAAIVASQYGYYKVDAVFGMGVSALIVYTGVSIARDSSSKLIGEAADQEIIEDIERLALSVPGVTGIHKIHVHDYGDRKMISLHIQVGNHLSLIKAHDISEQVERVIESKINSKALVHVEPLLDLEQS, from the coding sequence ATGAACAAGATAGTTCAAAAAACCGTGGATTATATGATAATCCATTTTTTGAAAGAAACACAACTGTCCCAAAAGGTTATAGAGTCTGAGACAAGAAGGAAATATGCCTATCTTGAAGCATGGGTCAGTATCATAGGCAACTTTTTACTGGCGGCGATTAAAGTATCATTCGGGTTAATGCTCAACAGTATTTCACTCCTGGCAGATGCGGCACATACGGCCTCCGATGTTATGACATCGGTGGTGGTGCTGTTGGGCTTTAAACTATCCAGTTCTCCCGCCGATGAAAAACATCCTTACGGCCATGGCAGAATAGAGTTTCTGGCAACCCTGCTGATAGCGGTAATGTTGATAATCGTAGGTGTAGAGTTTGGCAAGACTTCCTATGACCGTCTTATATCAAACACGCCGGTCAAGGGCAGTTATGCAGTGGCCGTGGTTATGATAGCCGGCGCCATCTTCAAGGAATGGATGTCTCAGTTTTCCATAGATTTGGGGACCAGAATAAACGCGCCAGCGTTGATAGCGGACGCCTGGCATCACAGGACAGACGGGATAGCATCGGTTCTGGTGGCGGCGGCCATCGTGGCCTCGCAATATGGATATTATAAGGTAGACGCTGTATTCGGCATGGGAGTTTCGGCGCTGATTGTCTATACTGGTGTTAGTATTGCCAGGGATTCTTCTTCAAAACTTATCGGTGAAGCAGCCGATCAGGAAATAATCGAGGATATTGAAAGATTGGCCCTTTCGGTGCCGGGTGTAACCGGCATTCATAAAATCCATGTGCACGATTATGGCGACAGGAAGATGATTTCCCTGCATATCCAGGTGGGAAACCACTTATCGCTGATAAAAGCCCACGACATTTCGGAACAGGTGGAAAGGGTCATTGAATCAAAAATCAATTCTAAAGCTCTCGTGCATGTGGAGCCCCTGTTGGATTTAGAACAAAGCTAA
- a CDS encoding ABC transporter substrate-binding protein, translated as MKKIWLTILILILAVALVAGCGGPAQQSQQGSSSNNTSGTSTPAKDSIVIALQGEPTTLDPQYPDDGNMRAVTDNVFERLLELDGKTLEPKPGLATDIKAVDSTTWQLTLREGVKFHNGDPFTAEDAVFSIKRIIDPAYKSQIAGNFSTIKDAKVVDAKTIQIITDGPDPILPKRLTKLDIVDKKYVEANPDKVATAPVGTGPYQVESWNRGVDIKIKAFDGYWGNKPAIKAATYRFIQEGSTRLSALKAGEIDLAVNMLPEYVDQLPEYKTSDGIEFTFLRFNTLRGPMKNKLIRQAACYAIDRDTLAKSLFMGYANVAQGQMAKPGYFGFNDSLKPYPYDPEKAKQLLKEAGYNGEVIQLVSERGRWLKDGELSEAVASMLTDAGFNVKLTFLSWQEWLDTLFNVEKAPDIMFSSNGNELFDMDRFYQAIIKTGGPQSTYSNPEIDKKITEARNEMDTQKRLQLYKELSQAVYDDPFGIPLLNLKDIYGMSKNLDWEPRQDSRITVYEMKLK; from the coding sequence ATGAAAAAAATTTGGTTAACAATACTGATTTTAATACTGGCAGTTGCATTGGTTGCGGGTTGCGGAGGCCCTGCGCAGCAATCCCAGCAGGGAAGTTCTTCTAACAATACCTCCGGCACATCTACTCCTGCAAAAGATTCTATAGTTATTGCCTTACAGGGCGAGCCTACGACTCTTGATCCACAATATCCCGATGACGGTAACATGAGGGCGGTCACCGACAACGTTTTTGAAAGGCTGCTGGAGCTTGACGGCAAGACGCTGGAACCAAAACCCGGGCTTGCCACCGATATTAAAGCAGTGGACTCCACCACCTGGCAGCTTACATTGAGAGAAGGAGTAAAGTTCCATAACGGAGACCCGTTTACAGCAGAAGATGCGGTTTTTTCCATAAAGAGGATCATTGACCCTGCTTACAAATCTCAGATAGCAGGCAACTTCTCCACCATAAAGGATGCGAAAGTTGTGGATGCCAAAACCATACAGATTATCACTGACGGGCCGGACCCCATTCTCCCCAAGAGGTTGACCAAGCTGGATATCGTAGATAAAAAGTATGTAGAAGCAAACCCGGATAAGGTTGCCACCGCTCCGGTAGGTACTGGCCCCTATCAGGTTGAGTCCTGGAATCGCGGTGTGGATATAAAGATAAAGGCTTTTGACGGTTACTGGGGCAATAAACCCGCCATTAAAGCCGCCACTTACAGATTCATACAGGAAGGGTCCACAAGGCTCTCAGCTCTGAAGGCCGGTGAGATTGATCTGGCGGTCAATATGCTCCCCGAGTATGTCGATCAACTGCCGGAATACAAGACATCCGACGGCATTGAATTCACATTCCTGAGATTCAATACTCTGAGGGGCCCAATGAAGAATAAACTCATAAGACAGGCGGCCTGCTATGCCATCGACAGGGATACGCTGGCCAAGAGCCTGTTCATGGGGTACGCCAATGTGGCGCAAGGGCAGATGGCAAAGCCCGGTTACTTTGGATTTAACGACAGTCTGAAGCCGTACCCATACGACCCCGAAAAAGCAAAACAACTCCTTAAAGAAGCCGGATATAACGGAGAAGTTATCCAGCTGGTCTCCGAACGCGGAAGATGGCTCAAAGACGGCGAACTTTCGGAAGCTGTGGCATCCATGCTCACAGACGCGGGATTTAATGTGAAGCTAACATTCTTGAGCTGGCAGGAATGGCTGGACACACTCTTTAATGTGGAAAAGGCGCCGGATATCATGTTCAGTTCCAACGGCAACGAACTGTTTGATATGGACAGGTTCTATCAGGCTATTATAAAGACAGGTGGACCGCAATCCACATATTCCAACCCCGAAATAGATAAAAAGATAACCGAAGCCAGAAACGAAATGGATACCCAGAAGCGGCTTCAGCTTTACAAGGAACTGTCCCAGGCAGTATATGACGATCCTTTCGGCATACCTCTTCTCAATCTGAAAGATATATACGGAATGTCCAAGAATCTGGATTGGGAACCCAGGCAGGATTCCAGGATAACGGTCTATGAGATGAAGTTGAAATAG
- a CDS encoding dihydrodipicolinate synthase family protein: MYKPAGSWVAIPTPFNETGTIDYEGFRTLLEFHAKHGTSTLLVMGSAGEVTLLSSEERHEIVRKVSKMAKGLIPVFFGATFPTTAETVNFCKFCEAEGADGLILSVPPYLLPPQEAVLKHMLTCMKSVSIPVGVYNNPSRVGVNIEPDTIEILADECPNFVADKEAMPHVSQLVEVRRRVGERVHILCCDYPKYSIVLPTLALGGHGTANIGGNIIPEEMAEISKPWDSIEQIEKCRNLYLKYYPLLQVLYWLSNPIVVKAAMNLLGLPAGKPRRPYPELGGEKLEQLKVILSELGVIEKYRLD, translated from the coding sequence ATGTATAAACCTGCAGGGTCGTGGGTAGCTATTCCTACGCCATTTAATGAAACGGGAACCATTGATTATGAAGGATTCAGGACTCTTTTGGAATTCCATGCAAAACACGGGACTTCGACACTGCTGGTCATGGGATCTGCGGGAGAGGTCACTCTGCTTTCTTCAGAGGAGAGGCATGAGATCGTTCGAAAAGTATCGAAAATGGCAAAAGGCCTGATACCGGTATTTTTTGGCGCTACGTTTCCCACTACGGCGGAGACCGTGAATTTTTGCAAATTTTGTGAGGCCGAAGGAGCCGACGGGCTTATTTTAAGCGTTCCCCCCTATCTTTTGCCGCCACAGGAGGCTGTCCTGAAACACATGCTCACATGCATGAAATCCGTAAGCATACCCGTAGGTGTTTACAACAATCCCAGCAGGGTGGGAGTAAATATTGAGCCAGACACTATAGAGATTCTGGCCGATGAGTGCCCCAATTTTGTAGCCGACAAAGAGGCTATGCCCCATGTAAGCCAGCTGGTGGAGGTAAGACGGCGGGTGGGTGAAAGAGTCCATATTCTGTGCTGCGATTATCCCAAATATTCCATAGTGTTGCCTACATTAGCCCTTGGCGGACATGGAACGGCCAATATAGGGGGGAATATTATACCCGAAGAAATGGCAGAGATCTCAAAGCCCTGGGATAGCATCGAACAAATTGAAAAATGCAGGAATTTATATTTAAAATATTATCCTCTTTTACAGGTACTTTACTGGCTGTCAAATCCCATCGTGGTAAAAGCGGCCATGAATTTACTGGGACTGCCGGCGGGAAAACCCAGGCGTCCATATCCTGAACTGGGGGGCGAAAAGCTGGAACAATTAAAAGTCATTTTGTCAGAGCTTGGAGTCATTGAAAAATACCGGCTGGATTAG
- a CDS encoding ABC transporter ATP-binding protein, translating into MSPSQVEAVQERDTVLSVKNLVTHFFIREGEVHAVDGVNLHVEKGETLAIVGESGCGKSVTALSMLRLIASPPGKVLSGNVIFQGQDLLHMKQSHLRKIRGKGIALILQEPMSSLNPSWTIGRQIMEAIELNQGIKGREAKDKAIEMLKLVRIPAAESRFNNYPHELSGGMKQRVMIAMALACRPQILIADEPTASLDVTIQAQILELMKQLKKEIGTTVILITHDLGVVAEMADRVTIMYAGQVVETADVFSIFHNPAHPYTRGIVRSIMDLKDKNHKLEVIPGDPPNLLNPPTGCRFNPRCAFAKEICREKDPDYQRVKGSDRRWVRCHFPLV; encoded by the coding sequence TTGAGCCCATCTCAAGTTGAAGCGGTACAGGAAAGAGATACCGTACTTTCTGTTAAAAATTTGGTAACGCACTTTTTTATCAGGGAAGGGGAAGTCCATGCCGTAGATGGGGTGAACCTTCATGTGGAAAAGGGAGAGACCCTCGCCATAGTAGGGGAAAGCGGCTGCGGCAAGTCGGTGACGGCGCTGTCCATGTTGCGCCTGATAGCTTCCCCGCCGGGGAAGGTTCTATCCGGAAACGTGATTTTCCAGGGCCAGGATCTCCTGCACATGAAGCAAAGCCATCTTCGAAAAATCCGGGGCAAAGGGATAGCCCTTATTCTTCAGGAACCCATGTCTTCCCTTAATCCGTCCTGGACCATAGGCCGTCAGATTATGGAGGCTATCGAACTCAATCAGGGGATTAAGGGTAGAGAAGCAAAGGACAAAGCCATCGAAATGCTGAAATTGGTAAGGATACCGGCGGCTGAAAGCAGATTTAACAACTATCCTCACGAGCTGTCGGGCGGGATGAAACAGCGGGTCATGATAGCCATGGCTCTGGCTTGCAGGCCCCAGATTCTTATAGCCGACGAGCCCACAGCTTCTCTGGATGTGACTATACAGGCCCAGATTTTGGAGCTTATGAAACAGTTGAAAAAGGAAATCGGAACCACGGTTATCCTGATAACCCACGACCTTGGCGTGGTGGCAGAAATGGCCGATAGAGTTACCATTATGTATGCCGGGCAGGTGGTGGAAACAGCAGATGTTTTCAGCATATTCCACAACCCCGCCCATCCATATACTAGAGGAATTGTCCGGTCAATAATGGATTTAAAAGATAAAAACCATAAACTGGAGGTGATACCCGGAGATCCGCCCAATCTATTAAATCCGCCGACCGGGTGCAGATTTAACCCGAGATGTGCCTTTGCAAAAGAAATATGCCGTGAAAAGGACCCCGATTATCAGCGGGTGAAGGGATCCGACAGACGCTGGGTAAGATGCCATTTTCCGCTGGTATAG
- a CDS encoding FadR/GntR family transcriptional regulator has product MAELDQQLDYEILKELLNSREPLGAVNLSIILGEKYGVSQATIGRRLLQMDHAGYTKKLKNMGRILTQKGIEHLSALNNKLSFENAKKEFLESISPSNITDLIDILIARRGLEKEAAFLAAKNADEDIINQMQEVLLIQKIKISQGISGDNEDSEFHRLIAVASKNKVLLRTMMLLREQNDLTRHFATVRKAIGGKLYDDHVRILEMIKAKDSRGAYRAIESHLNKMIKEFQNYIIQK; this is encoded by the coding sequence TTGGCCGAGTTAGATCAACAGCTGGATTATGAAATTTTGAAAGAATTATTAAATTCAAGAGAACCATTAGGAGCGGTAAACCTGTCGATTATCCTGGGGGAAAAATACGGCGTAAGTCAAGCTACCATTGGCCGCAGGCTGCTTCAAATGGACCATGCGGGCTACACAAAGAAGTTAAAAAACATGGGCCGCATATTAACACAAAAGGGCATTGAACATTTGTCCGCATTAAATAATAAACTGTCTTTTGAAAATGCCAAGAAAGAATTTCTGGAATCTATAAGTCCATCGAATATAACCGATCTGATAGATATCCTGATCGCAAGGCGGGGTCTTGAAAAAGAGGCGGCATTCCTTGCGGCAAAAAATGCCGATGAGGATATCATAAACCAGATGCAGGAAGTTTTACTGATTCAAAAAATAAAGATAAGCCAGGGGATTTCCGGAGATAACGAGGACAGCGAATTTCACAGGTTAATTGCAGTGGCTTCAAAAAACAAAGTGTTATTGAGGACAATGATGCTGCTGCGTGAGCAAAACGATTTGACAAGACATTTTGCTACTGTACGTAAAGCCATTGGAGGAAAACTGTATGATGACCATGTGAGGATACTGGAGATGATAAAGGCTAAAGACAGCAGGGGAGCCTATAGGGCTATTGAATCCCATTTAAATAAAATGATAAAGGAGTTTCAAAATTATATAATCCAGAAATAA
- a CDS encoding ABC transporter permease has product MSQDLQTNTQIQIEIREHEEKRNVFQRFLRRFSGNSLALFAFIVLMIIIAVSIFAPYIAPYDPTKSDIVHRLQPPSLAAPAKGGFPHILGTDQQGRDVLSRLIYGGRVSMSVAFTVVAVAGAIGTVIGLISGYFGGWVDLVFMRLVDIQSSFPGLLVALTFVMVLGPGQRNLTIALLIVGWMIHARMARSQVLTARESTMVEASRAIGCSMPRILFGHILPNVISPLITTYVLEMAHMIEAEANMSFLGYGIQPPASSWGLMIGEGRQYITNAWWLVVFPGLIIGITVLCLNLVGNWVREEFDPLQKGRH; this is encoded by the coding sequence TTGTCACAGGATTTGCAAACAAATACACAAATTCAGATAGAAATTCGCGAGCATGAAGAAAAGAGAAATGTCTTTCAGAGGTTTTTGCGGCGCTTTTCAGGAAACAGTCTTGCCCTCTTTGCATTTATTGTACTGATGATAATTATAGCGGTAAGTATTTTTGCGCCATATATAGCCCCTTATGACCCCACAAAAAGCGACATAGTCCACAGGCTTCAGCCGCCGTCTCTCGCTGCGCCCGCAAAGGGAGGTTTTCCGCATATTCTGGGCACCGACCAGCAGGGAAGAGATGTGCTTTCAAGGCTTATATACGGCGGAAGGGTTTCCATGAGCGTGGCCTTTACGGTGGTTGCGGTGGCGGGCGCCATAGGAACGGTAATCGGCCTTATATCGGGGTATTTCGGCGGATGGGTTGATCTGGTGTTTATGCGCCTGGTGGATATTCAATCGTCGTTTCCCGGCTTGCTGGTGGCCCTAACATTCGTAATGGTGCTCGGACCCGGTCAGAGGAACCTGACCATAGCACTTTTAATCGTAGGGTGGATGATTCATGCCAGAATGGCCCGGAGCCAGGTTTTAACCGCGCGGGAATCAACCATGGTGGAAGCTTCCAGGGCAATCGGATGCAGCATGCCCAGGATCTTATTCGGCCATATACTGCCAAATGTCATTTCACCACTCATAACCACCTATGTCCTGGAAATGGCCCATATGATCGAGGCCGAAGCCAACATGAGCTTTCTCGGTTATGGTATTCAACCGCCGGCTTCTTCCTGGGGTCTAATGATAGGCGAAGGGCGCCAGTATATAACGAATGCATGGTGGCTGGTGGTTTTCCCCGGTCTCATCATCGGCATAACTGTACTGTGCCTCAATCTTGTGGGCAACTGGGTAAGGGAAGAATTCGACCCGTTACAGAAGGGCCGCCACTAA
- a CDS encoding ABC transporter ATP-binding protein: MTNAEDIIIVKNLVKHFPVRGGLMGKPISWVHAVDDVSFTIKRGQTLGLVGESGCGKTTIGRLVLNLIKPTSGEVYFENKNIYDKKQCNEKEFRKCAQIIFQDAFSSFDIRKNVESIVGEPLVVHGIAGGKELKEKVAELLKTVGLKPEIAREYPHTLSSGQKQCVGIARSLALNPKFIVGDEPISALDVSVRAQVLNLMRDLQEKFNLTYLFISHDIRVVQYLSNYIAVMYVGKMVEMAPTEEIFAHRLHPYTEALLTAVPIEDPYLRRPREILQGEVPSPVDPPPGCRFYPRCQYAMQRCKEEDPQLEEKVPGHFAACFADFHSSERII; encoded by the coding sequence GTGACGAATGCAGAAGACATTATCATAGTAAAAAACCTGGTAAAACATTTTCCTGTCAGAGGCGGTTTGATGGGAAAACCGATTTCCTGGGTCCATGCCGTAGATGACGTTTCCTTTACAATAAAACGGGGCCAGACCCTGGGCCTGGTCGGAGAAAGCGGTTGCGGCAAAACTACAATAGGACGCCTTGTATTGAACCTGATTAAGCCGACCAGCGGAGAAGTCTACTTTGAAAATAAAAATATATATGATAAGAAGCAGTGCAATGAAAAAGAATTCCGCAAATGTGCTCAAATCATTTTTCAAGACGCGTTCAGCTCTTTTGACATAAGAAAAAATGTCGAAAGTATTGTCGGTGAACCGCTGGTGGTTCATGGAATAGCCGGCGGGAAAGAGCTAAAGGAAAAAGTTGCCGAATTATTAAAGACGGTGGGACTTAAACCCGAAATTGCTAGGGAATATCCGCATACATTATCGAGCGGCCAAAAACAGTGTGTGGGCATCGCTAGGTCTCTAGCTTTAAACCCTAAGTTTATTGTGGGGGACGAGCCCATATCGGCTCTGGACGTTTCCGTCAGAGCTCAGGTATTGAACCTGATGCGGGATCTGCAGGAAAAGTTCAATTTAACTTATCTCTTTATATCCCATGACATCAGGGTTGTACAGTATCTTTCAAATTATATCGCCGTGATGTATGTCGGTAAAATGGTTGAAATGGCACCGACGGAGGAAATATTTGCCCACAGGCTACACCCGTATACGGAAGCTCTGCTTACGGCTGTACCTATTGAGGATCCTTACTTGAGGCGGCCGAGAGAGATTTTGCAGGGCGAAGTTCCTTCACCCGTTGACCCACCTCCGGGATGCAGGTTCTATCCGAGATGCCAGTACGCCATGCAGAGATGCAAAGAAGAGGACCCACAACTTGAGGAAAAGGTCCCCGGGCACTTTGCAGCCTGCTTTGCAGACTTTCACAGCTCGGAACGGATCATTTAA
- a CDS encoding cation diffusion facilitator family transporter, protein MLESRDLQQQEQETHQDGQYFEQGEKASWIGIVGNILLTAAKMAAGIVGHSTAMVADAAHSASDIIASIVVLFSLKVAKKPADEGHPYGHGKAESLATATVGVFLLLAGFYIAFSAVESIVTGHVTEPGLLPLLAAILSITVKESMFQYTYRIGKKIQSPSTIANAWHHRSDAYSSIASLIGIFGARHGIVILDPIAGIGVTVFIIKMGWDITVDGINQLMDGFGNRILIDNISNMVKGCRGVCEIKTIKARQSGPFIYVDMKIGVDKSMSFEEAHNVAVEVKNKILDNNKKINDVLIHVDPVEMKVD, encoded by the coding sequence ATGCTTGAGAGCCGTGATTTACAGCAGCAAGAGCAGGAAACGCATCAGGATGGCCAGTATTTCGAACAGGGTGAAAAAGCTTCGTGGATTGGCATAGTTGGAAATATACTTCTTACAGCGGCAAAGATGGCGGCCGGCATCGTCGGGCATAGCACGGCTATGGTGGCCGACGCCGCCCATTCGGCCTCGGATATAATCGCATCAATTGTGGTTTTATTCAGTTTGAAAGTTGCTAAAAAGCCCGCTGATGAAGGGCATCCTTACGGCCACGGCAAAGCCGAATCACTGGCCACGGCGACAGTGGGAGTTTTCTTATTATTGGCAGGCTTTTATATAGCGTTTTCGGCGGTAGAATCCATAGTGACGGGCCATGTGACCGAGCCAGGGCTGCTTCCGCTTCTGGCTGCAATTTTATCCATAACGGTGAAAGAAAGTATGTTTCAATACACTTACAGGATTGGCAAGAAAATTCAGAGCCCTTCCACTATTGCCAATGCATGGCATCACCGTTCCGACGCGTACTCATCGATAGCCTCCCTTATCGGTATATTTGGAGCCAGGCACGGTATTGTAATACTGGACCCTATAGCGGGCATAGGCGTTACGGTGTTTATAATTAAAATGGGGTGGGATATTACCGTCGATGGAATAAACCAGTTAATGGACGGATTTGGCAACAGGATACTGATAGATAATATTTCCAATATGGTGAAAGGCTGCAGGGGGGTGTGTGAGATAAAGACCATAAAAGCAAGGCAGAGCGGGCCTTTCATATATGTTGACATGAAAATCGGCGTGGATAAAAGCATGTCTTTTGAAGAGGCTCATAACGTGGCGGTGGAAGTAAAAAATAAAATACTGGACAACAATAAAAAGATCAACGATGTTTTAATTCATGTAGACCCTGTGGAAATGAAAGTTGATTGA